The region GGGAAGTTCGAAATTTCCGTCGAAAAGTTAGAGTCCTAATTCGACATCAAATTCAGAAAATAATGCAACGCAGGATTCCGATGTTATCCTTATGGAAAGGACCCATGAACTCGGATGTCCTTCGCGGGCGCAGGGATGCGCAAAGCCCACTGAATAATGTTTTCCCACCGCAAAGCCGATAAGGGATATTGTGAAATATCGACGTCTCTTATCGGCTTTCTTTTTTTTCTTAGTGCCCGTACTCGCACAGGCGGAGTACCGCGTTTTCGTATTGAAAATTTCAAAGAGAGCACCGGCAGGCACTGCGACCCGGGCTCCAGCTGATGGCGGCCAAGGCTTTCGTCTAGTAGAGAGCACCCTGGACCCCGAACAGTACCGATCCTTCTATCCCGTCGCACCTGATGAAGACATTACCTATATCGATACGTGGCGCTGCTATGGTCGAACCGGCGACTTTGCTCCGCACTGCCCCAACCCTAAAGGCCAGAATCCCTCCGAACAAACTCCGGCATCTTAATCGAATTGCCTCTTTTTGATACACTAGTGGATATGTCATCTATCGACAATTCCACACGTAAAGCGCAGCAAGCCGAACTGAATGATCTTCAGACGGAATTCAATCGCAAGAAAAAGCAGATCTCCAAAGAAAATGAAACTCAACTGGCCGATCTACGCGATTACTATGCTGATAAAAGAGAAAACGTGCGTGAGACGAACGAGGCCGCGATCAATCACATTCGTGATCGTCAAAAAGAATTGGTCGATACCTCGGCGGAACAACGTCGTCAGCTAGCTGATAACTACAATGCTAAAACGGCTTCCCTGCAAAAGGGATATGACGAAAAACTTAACGAAACTCGTGATAAACGCCAACAGCAATTAGCGACAGTGCAAGCGGACTCCGCAAACAAAATTAAGGAAACTCAAGACTATACTCAAGGGCAAGTAAACTCCATTCGCGAAAAATCTGCCCAAGATGTTCAAGTCGCTAAGGAGCGCTACAATAAAGAGATGAAGGATATCAATTCCTTCGCGCAGAAACGCGTGGACAACCAACGTGCCCAAAACGAAATGACATTGAATAACGAGATTGAACGAGGCAAAGCCTCTCAAGAACGTTTGCGTAATACACAAGAAAAGCAATACACAGAAGTTCGTGAGCGAGGAGAATCAAAAATCGCCATCGCTCAAGAGCAAAATGAAAAGAAATTAGTTCGCTCCAATGCTGACGCTGAAAATCGTTATGAAAAACAACAAAAGCAGTGGGATAGCAAAGAAAAGAACCTAAATGCTCAGTACAGCCAGCGTGTGATGCAAAATAAAAAAGCGTACGAAAAAGAGCTTAAAACTCAGAACGAACATTTCAAGAGCACCTATCAGAAAAACGACGCTGCGAACCGTGAGTCTTTGAATATTCAAGAAGACATGTACGCGAAAGAACTGGCAACTACACGCCAGGAATTCGTAAAACAAGCAGCCAAGTACTCTTCGAAAGAAAACGATCCATTTTACAAAATCGAAAATCGTGGCAGCGTGATGCACGAAACTCCGAATTTCTATGTTCTACGTGCCTTCGTCCCTGAGCACGAAAAAGACAGCGTCAGAGTCTCGATCCAAAACGACAAAGCGATGGTTTCTGGGCAGCGCTCCTTTAAAGACAACATCGCAGACGACACTAAGAAAGTAACTTCCAGCAGCTATCAAACCTTCCGGGAAGAGTTCGCTTTCGATAAGCCCATCATCTCTGAAGGTATGACCCGCGAACGGGACGGCGACTTCGTGGTTTACACGATCCCTAAAGGCAACATCTCGGGCTACAGCCGCAAAGCTTAACACTGGTATTCAGCGCTGACCGTACAACTCCGTTAGCTTCGGCGAAATGCCCCACTTAGTACCGGGACCAGATAAAACATTGGCAGCTGAATTTCCGCAGATTTTGATTCCATAAACTGTGCTGAAAACTTTAAATTGCACACTAGAACATCGTCGTTCAAACCCGGAATATGCTCCAGATTATTCTTTAGTAAATAGAGAGGTTCGTACTTTCTTTTGATCAAGTGAGCAAAGACATCCTTCAATATAGTATCTAAAAAAGCGCCATCTCCGCGGCCCATAAATTCTATACCTACATCTTCCCTTTGCTCAGCCACAACTTCCACTTGAAAAATGATGGCCGAGCCTTTAGAAAAAGCACGCACATTGCGCACCAAAATTTTGCCTTCTTCAGAGTGTAAATAATCATGCAACTCTCCCCGATCCGTATACTCCACCAAGTGAGACGCCAGATTCTGTCGTCCAAAGATGTGATGAGATTCGTCATAGAGATACTGATTCATGGAAGTGTTTTGTTGTTGGCCTTTGAACAGAGCAAGAACTGGATACTGGTATACCGGAGAGCCACTAAATTTAATCATAAAAACAAATTTATATTTATAAATAACAAATGAGAAGAAAAAAAGGGAACACACTATTCGGAGTCGAGGATACACTTGTTCAGTGCGCTGATTTTAGCCAAACGAAAGAATAAAAAAGGGACCGGATGGTCCCTTATGACAGTTCGAACTTTGGAACTTTGCAAGGATTCAGAAGATCTTCAAGGAAGAATGCCGCTAACTGATGACGTCCCTCTACGGCTGCTTTCTTGTACAGAATCAAAGCTTGTTGTCGAACGGTGGTTTCTGATGTCCCGCGAGTTTGAGCAATAGCTCGCAAGCTCAGTCCTTTTAATAGTAACAAACCGATGTCACCTTCGGTTTTGGTAAGACCCCATTTTTGAAACTGGCGTTGAACGATAGGATGAATTCCGCCAGTCGGGATACATACGTGTGCACATGTTGATTTAATCATATCCTGCATGGTGTTCTCCTCTAGAGAACATAAAATGCGATAATTTCTTATATGTCATCTAACATGTGTGAGAAAAATTGCAAATTTGAGAAAGTTTAGTCTCAATCTCAATTAAATGAGGTTTAGGCCTTTAAAAGATAACGCACTTCGCGCATAACAAAACTTAATCTTGTTTGCATATCATAAAGCATTTCCAGATTAGAGTGCAATTGAGCGATAGCGTCTGACGACTGAACAGGTTTGTCTGAAAGTTCGTGGTAACTTACGTGGGCAGATGGTTCCGATGAAACAAAAGAGTCCATAAAGGATTCAACAACTGCTGTTTCTTGAACTTGCACTGTCTCATTCTTGTTTACTACTCTCATCGTGAACTCCTGATTCTGTGCGCCTTTGGAGGCGCCGACATAAAAGTCTATTTCTAAAAAACTACATCTCAACTTAAATAAACTTACATAAAACTTTTACAAGCCGAGTCACTAGTACTCGCACTTCAAATCCGTCGTATCTGTGGCAGATGGCTCAGTGCGGTCGTCACCGCTGCGCAGATAAGTTTGCATCACCGAAGAAGCTGCCTTGTCGTCGTTATGTTTTAGACCCAAAACATGTCCCATTTCGTGAAGGATCAGCGCTTCGATATTAACTGAAGATCCTGATTTGCTTTGATTCCAATAAAACGTGAAATCCTTGGTATTTACGCGAATGTCAGTTTCATTAATTTGGTCACCTCTCCACAAAACCGATGTACGAGCTTGTTCAGATCCTCTTTCAGTTTCCCAAGTATCCATGAAATAGATGACGTTCTTCCCGTCTTGACGAGGAGAGTTCGGACCAGAAACACGTGGAGTTGTTACGATATTAAAGAGTTTGCGACCCGCAGACTTTTCCCACGTTTGAGCAGCGCTTACGATAGCTCCAACGTATTCTTCTGGAACAGACGTATGCAGATACATAGTCACAGGCACTTCGGCCTTCCAAGAGACACGCTCACCGTAACTGTTTTGCACGAAACCACAGCTGTCTTGCGATTTGGGCGCACAGGCTCCAAGAGCCAAAGCCATAACCACGAGCGATGTGACGCCAATCCACTTCAACATGAGCAAGTCCTCCTGATGATTCCTATTACAAAGAAAGGACCACTCTGTTCCACCCGCGGGACGTACCTAACCCACTGATATTCCATAATTTTTAAATATTTACGTTTTTTGGCAATCGGCGGATGAGACAGACACCTCATGTTGATTCCAGCGACAGCCATCTGATTAACTCATAAGTCATTGATTTATAAGGATATTTACGTGTTTATCTTTTAGACACCCCTTCGCCGCAAATGGGGAGTTTTAAACCAATTTATTGAGGTTTGAGCTCAAACTTGGTAAATCTGTTCCATTCCGAAAGGCAAACTATGATGAAACTGACTGTGATCCCTGGTGACGGTATTGGCCCTGAAATTATGACCCAAGTAATTCGCGTTCTTAAGCACGTGCATGCTCCGTTTGAATACGAGGAGCACCAAGCCGGCGAGATCGCATTAGCTAAAATGGGTGATCTTCTTCCGCAAACGACGGTTGATTCAATCAATAAAAACAAACTTGCGATCAAAGGTCCTACGACAACACCCGTTGGTGGCGGCCATAAATCCATCAACGTAACGATGAGACAAAAATTTGATCTTTACGCCAATGTCAGACCGGTGCGTTCTCTTCCCGGCGTACAGTGTGTGGCTTCCGATGTGAATCTGACAATCGTGCGTGAAAATACGGAAGATCTTTATGCTGGTATTGAGCGCATGGTGGATGAAAATACGGCAGAGTCTATTAAACGCATCACGCGCAAAGGCTCTGAAAGAATCGCACGCTATGCCTATGACCTGGCTCAAAAAACAGGCCGCAAACAAGTGGCCATCGTCCACAAAGCAAACATCATGAAAATGTCGGATGGCTTGTTCTTGAAAGTCGCTCAAGAAGTCGGCTGGCAGTATCCAAATATCCAAACTAAGGACGTTATCGTCGACAACGCCTGCATGCAGCTGGTGACGCGCCCACAGCAGTTTGATGTGATCGTCACTGAAAACTTGTACGGCGATATCCTGTCGGATCTTTGCGCTGGCTTAGTTGGCGGTTTGGGAGTTGTTCCAGGCGCTAATATCGGCGAAAAAGCCGCGATCTTTGAAGCGGTTCACGGTTCTGCACCAGATATTGCTGGTCAAAACAAAGCCAACCCAACAGCATTGCTGCAATCTGCAGTGATGATGCTTCAACACGTGGGCGAGCAAGCCAAAGCTGATTCGATTATGAAAGCTTTGATCGCAGCATTGTCTGATGTAAATGCTCGTACTGGTGATCTGGGCGGCAAAGGAACAACTGTGTCGTTCACCGACGCCATCATCCAAAAACTTTAAAACGGAACGGTGCCAGGTCCTATTTCTTCGCACAGCGTGGCAAGGAATAGGACCTGGCACCTTTTTCTTCCCTCTCGCACTAAACATCCTTAGCATTAAGGATATGAAAAAACTGATTTCTCTTCTGTGCGTTTGCTTCCTTTTTTCTGCCTGCGCAACCAATCAAAAAAGCCGTTTAGCGGCAACTTTAGCCGGTGTCGGCGTTGGTGCCGTGGTGGGGGCCTCGACAGCTCCTTCCGATGAAAAACCAGAATTGCATGCCATGTACTGGGGCGGAATCATCGGTGTTATCACGGCCATCGCTGCAAATTTTTATTTCAACGATAAAACAGATATCGACATGGTTCGTCTTGAAAACGAGAAAATGAAAGCTCAATTGGATTTCTTTCAAAGCGGTACCGCCACTCTTTTGAAAGAGACCAAAGGCTCTGCAGATCGCAAATATTTCCAAAGCGGTAAAGCAAAAATCAAACTTTATAAAATCGATCAGTGGGTGGACGAGGGTCCTAACAAAAAATACCACCGCGACCAAATGATTGAAATCTTGCCTCTTGAAAAGGGCGAGTGATGAAAAAGTATTTGTGGCCCACGCTTTTCGCAGCCTCTACAATTTGGGCCTCGGTTGTCAGTGTTCTTTACTGGCAGCTGCGTTCTAATCCTCGTGTGATAGCAGTCACCACGGACATGTCAGCGACTGAAAAAGGTCGTCCCCAAAGTTTTCAGGTGGCCGAGATGGAAAAGGTCACGTTCCTGCGCCAATATTTGGATCGCTATTTTACTTATGATTCGAACAACTTTTGGCAATCTCAGACGTCATTGACGTTCTTGATGTCACAAAGCTTGCGTGAAAAACGGATTCAAGAAGTGCAACGTCTGCGCGATAAGATTCAAAGCAAGTCCTTAAACCAAAAAAGTTTGCTTTTATCGTTAGCTCAAACTGCAGAAAACCGCTATCACGCCCTGCTATCCCTGCAAATCAGTGAAGAGCGAGGCAAGGTCAACCAGCTTTATGTGGGTGTTGATTTGGCCATTGAAAGCACCGACAGAACCTTAGAAAATCCGTGGGGATTTTTGATCACGCAGATGAACTTTCCGCAAACTTCGCCGGATGCTGTGACATTGTCTTCAACTTTGGGCATTCGCGAAAAAGCTCCCCTGGTGATTACATTCCCTTGTGCGATTGAAAATATTGAGGTGAATCCTGAATCCGTGATTGAAACTAAAATTACGACTCTGAACGTTTCAGAGATTCAACTCACAGCCGCCAAAAAATTCGCGACGGCTGTAACGATGATCGCATTTTGTAAAGATAAGGAATATCATTTCTCGGTAAGTTCCGCAGAAAAAAACTCTGACATGTTCCGAGCGTTTACTGCGGATCTGGCTCAGATGCGCAAGATCCCCGCAGGACAAAAAAAGGGTAAAGATATTTACGATAAGACGATCGAAAATGTTTTAGGAATTCAAATTGAAAATTAAGAAATCTTTTCTGTCGTCATGGCAAAATGTTTTGGAATAATCATAATCACCTGAGTTCCCACACCGACGCGAGAACGCAACTGCAAATCACCACCAACAGCCTGCAATGTTTTGCGAGCATCATACAGACCTAACCCGTTGCCGTTTTCTTTGCCAAAGCTTTTTCCCTCTTCCATCAATTGCGGAAGAACGTCTTCAGGAATTCCGCTGCCGTTATCCATAATCTGCAACAACCAGTTCTGATCGCGATCCAATAAAGACACACTGATGCTGGCTTCGGATTCTGGAGCTGCCTCCACGGAGTTATTTAAAATATTTCCCAGGACCCGCATCATTTTCATTTCATCAAGAGGCATGATGAGTTTTTCCGCTTTGAC is a window of Bdellovibrio sp. SKB1291214 DNA encoding:
- a CDS encoding isocitrate/isopropylmalate dehydrogenase family protein encodes the protein MMKLTVIPGDGIGPEIMTQVIRVLKHVHAPFEYEEHQAGEIALAKMGDLLPQTTVDSINKNKLAIKGPTTTPVGGGHKSINVTMRQKFDLYANVRPVRSLPGVQCVASDVNLTIVRENTEDLYAGIERMVDENTAESIKRITRKGSERIARYAYDLAQKTGRKQVAIVHKANIMKMSDGLFLKVAQEVGWQYPNIQTKDVIVDNACMQLVTRPQQFDVIVTENLYGDILSDLCAGLVGGLGVVPGANIGEKAAIFEAVHGSAPDIAGQNKANPTALLQSAVMMLQHVGEQAKADSIMKALIAALSDVNARTGDLGGKGTTVSFTDAIIQKL
- a CDS encoding helix-turn-helix transcriptional regulator — encoded protein: MQDMIKSTCAHVCIPTGGIHPIVQRQFQKWGLTKTEGDIGLLLLKGLSLRAIAQTRGTSETTVRQQALILYKKAAVEGRHQLAAFFLEDLLNPCKVPKFELS
- a CDS encoding matrixin family metalloprotease, with amino-acid sequence MLKWIGVTSLVVMALALGACAPKSQDSCGFVQNSYGERVSWKAEVPVTMYLHTSVPEEYVGAIVSAAQTWEKSAGRKLFNIVTTPRVSGPNSPRQDGKNVIYFMDTWETERGSEQARTSVLWRGDQINETDIRVNTKDFTFYWNQSKSGSSVNIEALILHEMGHVLGLKHNDDKAASSVMQTYLRSGDDRTEPSATDTTDLKCEY
- a CDS encoding Hsp20/alpha crystallin family protein gives rise to the protein MSSIDNSTRKAQQAELNDLQTEFNRKKKQISKENETQLADLRDYYADKRENVRETNEAAINHIRDRQKELVDTSAEQRRQLADNYNAKTASLQKGYDEKLNETRDKRQQQLATVQADSANKIKETQDYTQGQVNSIREKSAQDVQVAKERYNKEMKDINSFAQKRVDNQRAQNEMTLNNEIERGKASQERLRNTQEKQYTEVRERGESKIAIAQEQNEKKLVRSNADAENRYEKQQKQWDSKEKNLNAQYSQRVMQNKKAYEKELKTQNEHFKSTYQKNDAANRESLNIQEDMYAKELATTRQEFVKQAAKYSSKENDPFYKIENRGSVMHETPNFYVLRAFVPEHEKDSVRVSIQNDKAMVSGQRSFKDNIADDTKKVTSSSYQTFREEFAFDKPIISEGMTRERDGDFVVYTIPKGNISGYSRKA